From a region of the Terriglobales bacterium genome:
- a CDS encoding DNA-directed RNA polymerase subunit omega, translated as MRSDLIYDALGTVQNRYLLCQVASKATRKFHKPNTRVQETMNEVLTRVGKANAPDRVMGTTEEAFEPQRQAA; from the coding sequence ATGCGCTCTGATTTGATTTATGATGCTCTCGGCACGGTACAGAACCGATACCTTCTGTGCCAGGTCGCTTCAAAGGCGACTCGCAAGTTCCACAAGCCCAACACCCGCGTACAAGAGACAATGAACGAAGTCCTTACCCGTGTGGGTAAGGCCAATGCTCCTGACCGAGTGATGGGCACGACTGAAGAAGCGTTCGAGCCGCAGCGGCAGGCTGCTTAA